A single Atopobiaceae bacterium DNA region contains:
- a CDS encoding tetratricopeptide repeat protein — MDQQAYLAAKNAYQQGDMAAAANAARSCKQPGEISGCADHLLGNALMKMGRYAEAADAYGSALEDTSYGKSGALSCNRGRALLAAGQVDGAITALTQASSDASYPTPYKAQMALGKAYTRKGDLRQAGVAFRNAAIDESNPDPSVALMRLGRCFMDLGRPVDAVEAYRTALDFSTPLESQNSIYAELGRAYVAANRMTEAIDAFGHATADGTYQLSPEAAVAFQSAQHAVAAMTGGGPSSTDAMLAAAGYGEGGTGSYDPLDPMGKSGEMMPSPEDTGFFSVSEQELVENDKKDRKKKRHTGRHILIALLVILLLLAAVAGFGYYKGYGWPTQEATVEAMFKANTDSGDIGSYLAGSVTSGTRSDIEAVLPVNATVKVDGVDRSMSSSKVTATATLEAGGTQSYTISLVRDGIGWKVDNVTVDYASQGGTTASLSGTAKTSAATTSTATTTTGTLASATTASSQDAQTTN, encoded by the coding sequence GTGGATCAACAGGCATATCTTGCTGCTAAGAACGCCTATCAACAGGGCGACATGGCAGCTGCCGCAAATGCTGCACGCTCCTGCAAGCAGCCGGGCGAGATCTCGGGTTGTGCTGACCACCTCCTCGGGAACGCCCTCATGAAGATGGGCCGCTATGCCGAGGCGGCCGACGCCTATGGCTCGGCCCTCGAGGACACCTCCTACGGCAAGTCAGGGGCCCTCTCCTGCAACCGTGGCCGTGCGCTCCTTGCCGCCGGCCAGGTCGACGGTGCCATAACCGCGCTCACGCAGGCATCCTCAGATGCGAGCTATCCGACCCCATACAAGGCGCAGATGGCGCTCGGCAAGGCGTATACCAGGAAGGGCGACCTGCGCCAGGCGGGTGTCGCCTTCAGGAACGCCGCCATCGACGAGTCGAACCCGGACCCTTCCGTCGCGCTCATGCGCCTCGGGCGTTGCTTCATGGACCTCGGTCGCCCCGTCGACGCTGTCGAGGCGTACCGCACCGCCCTGGACTTCTCGACCCCGCTCGAGAGCCAGAACTCCATCTATGCCGAGCTCGGACGTGCCTATGTGGCGGCCAACCGCATGACCGAGGCCATCGATGCCTTCGGACATGCCACGGCTGACGGTACCTATCAGCTCTCTCCCGAGGCCGCGGTCGCGTTCCAGTCCGCCCAGCATGCGGTCGCGGCCATGACGGGTGGTGGTCCGTCCTCCACGGACGCCATGCTTGCGGCCGCCGGCTATGGCGAGGGCGGGACCGGCTCCTACGACCCGCTCGACCCCATGGGCAAGTCTGGCGAGATGATGCCGTCGCCCGAGGATACCGGGTTCTTCTCGGTGTCGGAGCAGGAGCTTGTCGAGAACGACAAGAAGGATCGGAAGAAGAAGCGCCATACGGGCAGGCACATCCTCATAGCGCTTCTGGTCATCCTGCTCCTCCTTGCTGCCGTCGCGGGCTTCGGCTACTACAAGGGTTACGGCTGGCCGACGCAGGAGGCGACCGTCGAGGCCATGTTCAAGGCCAACACGGACTCCGGTGACATCGGCAGCTACCTCGCCGGGAGCGTCACGAGCGGCACGCGCTCCGATATCGAGGCCGTGCTTCCCGTCAACGCCACCGTCAAGGTCGACGGCGTCGACCGCTCCATGAGCTCGTCCAAGGTCACCGCGACGGCCACGCTCGAGGCCGGTGGGACCCAGTCCTACACGATCTCGCTCGTGCGTGACGGCATCGGCTGGAAGGTCGACAACGTCACCGTCGACTATGCGTCACAGGGCGGCACGACCGCCTCGCTGAGCGGGACCGCGAAGACGTCCGCTGCGACGACTTCCACTGCCACGACGACCACCGGCACCCTCGCGAGTGCCACGACGGCATCCTCCCAGGATGCCCAGACCACCAACTAG
- the obgE gene encoding GTPase ObgE has protein sequence MSEFTDLCHINVKGGDGGAGCMSFRREAYVPKGGPDGGDGGRGGDVVIEADAQLSSLIDFRYKHHFRAERGSHGQGARRHGRDGEDLVLKVPLGTVVRELDPDTQKPLFDIADLTHPGERVVVGPGGVSGRGNIHFVTSVRRAPAFAEKGEPATEHWIELEMKLMADAALVGLPSVGKSSLIAHMSAARPKIADYPFTTLVPNLGVVRAPNDHSFVVADVPGLIEGASEGKGLGHEFLRHIERTALIMHVVDLTGGFESRDVVDDYHTINGELAAYATDLAVRPQVVVGNKCDMPGTDEASERLRKAAEEDGRAYFPVSAVTGKGLDPLVRHVAEQVATLRAERVVEAEEPDQTNLWAAGRERRDRAYAIENQGGHVWRIHGKALERMVVQTDWDNEDAVLFLQHRFERMGLDDALAKAGCKSGDEVRILGYAFEYQGDQDEDDFSELDDADDEVLGELIDPEDDAPITVGQISRQTSDEGGAEE, from the coding sequence ATGTCAGAGTTCACAGACCTATGCCATATCAACGTCAAGGGCGGCGACGGCGGTGCCGGATGCATGTCCTTCAGGCGTGAGGCCTACGTTCCCAAGGGCGGGCCTGACGGAGGCGACGGAGGCCGTGGCGGCGACGTCGTCATCGAGGCTGACGCGCAGCTGTCCAGCCTCATCGACTTCCGTTACAAGCATCACTTCCGTGCCGAGCGCGGCAGTCACGGTCAGGGCGCTCGTCGCCACGGCCGTGACGGCGAGGACCTCGTCCTGAAGGTCCCGCTCGGTACGGTGGTGCGCGAGCTCGACCCTGACACCCAGAAGCCGCTCTTCGACATCGCCGACCTCACGCATCCAGGCGAGCGTGTGGTCGTGGGGCCCGGTGGCGTCTCGGGACGAGGCAACATCCACTTCGTCACCTCGGTGCGGCGCGCGCCCGCCTTCGCCGAGAAGGGCGAGCCAGCCACCGAGCACTGGATCGAGCTCGAGATGAAGCTCATGGCCGATGCCGCGCTGGTGGGCCTTCCCTCGGTGGGGAAGTCCTCGCTCATAGCCCATATGAGCGCGGCTCGTCCCAAGATTGCCGACTACCCGTTCACCACGCTCGTCCCCAACCTCGGCGTCGTGCGCGCCCCGAACGACCATTCGTTCGTCGTGGCGGACGTGCCTGGGCTCATAGAGGGTGCCAGCGAGGGCAAGGGGCTCGGCCACGAGTTCCTCCGGCACATAGAGCGGACGGCCCTCATCATGCATGTGGTCGACCTCACCGGCGGCTTCGAGTCCCGTGACGTCGTCGACGACTACCACACCATCAATGGCGAGCTCGCCGCCTATGCCACCGACCTCGCCGTGAGGCCCCAGGTCGTCGTGGGCAACAAGTGTGACATGCCCGGGACCGACGAGGCCTCCGAGCGTCTGCGCAAGGCCGCAGAGGAGGATGGGCGGGCGTACTTCCCCGTCTCCGCCGTCACCGGCAAGGGACTCGACCCGCTCGTGCGGCATGTGGCCGAGCAGGTGGCCACGCTCAGGGCCGAGCGTGTGGTCGAGGCCGAGGAGCCTGACCAGACGAACCTATGGGCTGCCGGCCGGGAGCGACGGGACCGTGCCTATGCCATCGAGAACCAGGGCGGCCACGTCTGGCGCATCCATGGGAAGGCGCTCGAGCGCATGGTCGTCCAGACCGACTGGGACAACGAGGATGCCGTCCTGTTCCTGCAGCACCGCTTCGAGCGGATGGGTCTCGACGATGCCCTGGCGAAGGCCGGCTGCAAGTCGGGCGACGAGGTCAGGATCCTCGGGTACGCCTTCGAGTACCAGGGGGACCAGGACGAGGATGACTTCTCCGAGCTCGATGATGCGGATGACGAGGTCTTGGGCGAGCTGATCGACCCAGAGGACGACGCCCCCATCACGGTAGGCCAGATCTCGCGGCAGACGTCCGACGAGGGGGGTGCCGAGGAGTGA
- the mrdA gene encoding penicillin-binding protein 2, protein MSLTTIVIVCLLVAALAALCAYLYLRSNSGKMHFDIGGQTPKASGGNDTSPETGFKTRIHGVGIFCGGVIAALLARLWSMQLVSSDTYTEQAEQNRTRTISTIAPRGRILDRNGAELVTNRSSLTAVAYESVADDDIELQLLANLLGMPVTAVKRKIQDETEGAQSAHTVAVDVSRRVVAFIQEHPDAFSQVSIEQRTQRYYPLGNVAAHLLGYTGTVTSDQLNSTSDDESAISYESGDTVGQAGIEYQYESVLQGVRGEQTVYVDASGNVTGYSTSIDPTSGSDIELTLDASIQQAAESGLAHAIQASKDKGNADCKSGAIVVLDATNGEVLAMASAPQFNPSIFVGGISNDDWEALSSDDSGNPLMNRAVAGQYMSASTIKPIGALAALDHGIATADTGYDCTGYWTGFGDAYGQYCWLHTGHGYMTLQTGITYSCDTVFYEIGKDFYYSSTPEGLQETYRKWGLGTATGIDLPAEGSGRVPDAEWKADYFSSYSDDQRAWQGGDMTNLAIGQGDLLVTPLQMACAYAGIATRGTIWQPHVLKGILARGSSGTISEYACAALHTPSESEDYFDLVRTGLKGVIYEESDSLASHFTNLDVTVAGKTGSGEKTNEAATGWFCAFAPFDDPKYALAAVVEQGGFGATSAMYAVRDTLGGIYDEPDTSTVTMDDSTR, encoded by the coding sequence ATGAGCCTCACCACCATCGTCATCGTCTGCCTGCTCGTCGCTGCCTTGGCGGCCCTCTGCGCCTATCTCTATCTGCGTTCCAACTCTGGCAAGATGCACTTCGACATCGGCGGGCAGACTCCCAAGGCATCGGGCGGCAACGACACGTCGCCCGAGACGGGCTTCAAGACGCGGATCCACGGCGTGGGCATCTTCTGCGGTGGTGTCATCGCCGCCCTCCTCGCCCGTCTCTGGAGCATGCAGCTCGTCTCGAGTGACACCTACACCGAGCAGGCCGAGCAGAACCGCACGCGCACCATCTCGACCATCGCCCCCCGTGGACGGATCCTGGACCGCAACGGTGCCGAGCTCGTCACCAACCGGTCGAGCCTGACGGCCGTCGCCTATGAGTCGGTGGCGGACGACGACATCGAGCTGCAGCTCCTCGCCAACCTCCTCGGCATGCCCGTGACGGCGGTGAAGAGGAAGATACAGGATGAGACCGAGGGTGCGCAGAGCGCCCATACCGTCGCCGTGGACGTCTCTCGGCGGGTGGTCGCGTTCATACAGGAGCATCCGGACGCCTTCTCGCAGGTCTCCATCGAGCAGCGGACGCAGAGGTATTATCCCCTCGGCAACGTCGCCGCCCATCTCCTCGGGTATACCGGCACCGTGACCTCCGACCAGCTCAACTCCACGAGCGACGACGAGTCTGCCATCTCCTACGAGTCCGGTGACACCGTGGGCCAGGCAGGCATCGAGTACCAGTATGAGTCGGTCCTCCAAGGGGTTCGTGGGGAACAGACGGTCTATGTCGATGCCTCAGGCAACGTGACCGGGTATTCGACCTCCATCGACCCGACGAGCGGGAGTGACATAGAGCTCACGCTCGATGCCTCGATTCAGCAGGCCGCCGAGAGCGGGCTTGCGCATGCCATCCAGGCATCCAAGGACAAGGGTAATGCCGACTGCAAGTCGGGGGCCATCGTCGTCCTGGATGCCACCAATGGAGAGGTGCTTGCCATGGCAAGCGCGCCGCAGTTCAACCCCTCCATCTTCGTCGGTGGCATATCCAACGACGACTGGGAGGCCCTCTCTTCGGACGATTCGGGGAACCCCCTCATGAACAGGGCCGTCGCTGGCCAGTACATGTCGGCCTCGACCATCAAGCCCATCGGGGCGCTCGCTGCCCTCGACCACGGCATCGCCACCGCAGACACGGGTTACGACTGCACGGGCTATTGGACGGGCTTCGGAGACGCCTACGGGCAGTACTGCTGGCTCCATACGGGGCATGGCTACATGACGCTCCAGACGGGCATCACCTACTCGTGCGACACCGTCTTCTACGAGATCGGCAAAGACTTCTACTACTCCTCCACCCCCGAGGGCCTGCAGGAGACCTACCGCAAGTGGGGACTTGGCACCGCCACTGGCATCGACCTCCCCGCCGAGGGCTCGGGAAGGGTCCCCGATGCCGAGTGGAAGGCCGACTACTTCTCGAGCTACTCCGATGACCAGCGTGCCTGGCAGGGCGGCGACATGACGAACCTCGCCATCGGCCAGGGCGACCTGCTCGTGACCCCGCTGCAGATGGCCTGCGCCTATGCGGGAATCGCCACGAGGGGCACCATCTGGCAGCCCCATGTGCTGAAGGGGATCCTGGCACGAGGCTCCTCCGGGACCATCTCCGAGTATGCCTGCGCCGCGCTCCATACGCCTTCCGAGTCAGAGGACTACTTCGACCTTGTGAGGACCGGGCTCAAGGGGGTCATATACGAGGAGAGCGATTCGCTCGCGAGCCATTTCACCAACCTCGACGTGACCGTCGCGGGAAAGACGGGGTCGGGCGAGAAGACCAACGAGGCGGCGACGGGTTGGTTCTGCGCGTTCGCACCGTTCGACGACCCGAAGTACGCCCTTGCGGCCGTGGTCGAGCAAGGCGGCTTCGGTGCGACCTCGGCCATGTATGCGGTCCGCGACACGCTCGGGGGCATCTATGACGAACCGGACACGTCCACGGTCACCATGGACGACAGCACGAGATAG
- a CDS encoding rod shape-determining protein: MSFFDSMFGEYGGDLAIDLGTANTLVSVRGEGIVLNEPSVVAIDKSEERVLAVGADAKRMVGRTPGSILAIRPLKDGVIADFDVTEVMLRYFIEKARERRYPWSPRPRVVVCVPSGVTSVEKRAVFEATIQAGARQAYLIEEPMAAAIGADLPIEDPTGSMVVDIGGGTTEVAVIAMGGIVVSQSIRTAGDEFDQTILEHVRDAYGLSIGERTAEDIKIKVGSAAPLKEELDVEVNGRDVISGLPKTVRIESEEIRRALNRPLDEVTKAVKDALDMTPPDLASDLMYYGILLTGGGGFLRGLDQRLREETGVPVNVSPTALENVVNGCAKVLEANALSGGFVQSAAQ; encoded by the coding sequence ATGTCGTTCTTTGACTCCATGTTCGGCGAATATGGTGGCGACCTTGCCATCGACCTCGGGACGGCCAACACGCTCGTCTCCGTGCGAGGCGAGGGCATCGTCCTGAACGAGCCCTCCGTCGTTGCCATCGACAAGAGCGAGGAGCGCGTGCTCGCCGTGGGTGCCGACGCCAAGCGCATGGTGGGCCGCACCCCAGGCTCGATCCTTGCCATACGTCCCCTCAAGGACGGCGTCATCGCCGACTTCGACGTGACCGAGGTCATGCTCCGCTATTTCATCGAGAAGGCACGCGAGCGACGCTACCCGTGGTCGCCGCGTCCGCGTGTGGTCGTCTGCGTCCCATCGGGCGTGACCTCCGTCGAGAAGCGCGCGGTTTTCGAGGCGACCATACAGGCAGGTGCGCGTCAGGCCTACCTCATCGAGGAGCCGATGGCGGCAGCCATCGGGGCCGACCTGCCCATAGAGGACCCCACCGGCTCCATGGTGGTCGACATCGGCGGCGGCACGACCGAGGTCGCCGTGATCGCCATGGGCGGGATCGTGGTCTCGCAGTCCATCAGGACCGCCGGTGACGAGTTCGACCAGACCATCCTCGAGCACGTGCGCGACGCCTACGGCCTCTCGATCGGTGAGCGCACCGCCGAGGACATCAAGATCAAGGTCGGGTCCGCGGCTCCCCTGAAGGAGGAGCTCGATGTGGAGGTCAACGGCCGTGATGTCATCTCCGGCCTCCCGAAGACCGTGCGCATCGAGAGCGAGGAGATCAGGCGAGCCCTCAACAGGCCGCTCGACGAGGTCACCAAGGCAGTGAAGGATGCGCTTGACATGACGCCTCCTGACCTGGCAAGCGACCTCATGTACTATGGCATCCTGCTCACCGGTGGTGGCGGTTTCCTGCGGGGCCTCGACCAGAGGCTCCGAGAGGAGACGGGTGTTCCTGTCAACGTGAGTCCCACCGCCCTCGAGAACGTCGTCAACGGATGCGCGAAGGTTCTCGAGGCGAATGCGCTCTCGGGTGGGTTCGTCCAGAGTGCGGCGCAGTAA
- the rpmA gene encoding 50S ribosomal protein L27 → MAHKKGQGTSRNGRDSNAQRLGTKRFDGQVVSTGEILVRQRGTHITPGENVGRGKDDTLFALADGTVEFTKGEKHKVHVRPIEA, encoded by the coding sequence ATGGCACACAAGAAGGGTCAGGGCACCTCGCGTAACGGTCGCGACTCCAACGCCCAGCGCCTCGGCACCAAGCGCTTCGATGGCCAGGTCGTCTCCACGGGCGAAATCCTCGTCCGTCAGCGCGGCACGCACATCACCCCAGGCGAGAACGTCGGCCGCGGCAAGGACGACACCCTGTTCGCGCTTGCTGATGGCACCGTCGAGTTCACCAAGGGCGAGAAGCACAAGGTCCACGTGCGTCCCATCGAGGCCTAG
- the mreC gene encoding rod shape-determining protein MreC, with protein MARLSQKGLGSVNSYKRGNGPGPLVRPLILCCVVSIALLGVSSAEGDSGPIHAARGVFQTITMPVRYLGSAVASPFAGLGNVFTNLTANQESLSELEAENEQLKSQVAELTESDQTATRLEDLLQLKSTYSLQSTAARIVSGSGDSWSTSVTIDKGTTSGFAVGMPVTDSMGVIGQITECGPSTSVVRLISDESSGVSAMVQSSRAQGQLTGSADGTLHLTLIKCDQQVAVGDTVVTSGLGGVYPKGLPIGTVTSVEKSDGALYYDITVSQLASTENLEEVLVITSLSEDQQASTDEVSAADSQERSEATTADTASATTTAATTTSATTDEG; from the coding sequence GTGGCTCGTCTCTCGCAAAAGGGCCTGGGATCGGTCAACTCGTACAAGAGGGGGAACGGGCCAGGTCCCCTGGTGCGCCCCCTCATATTGTGCTGCGTCGTCTCGATAGCCCTCCTTGGGGTCTCCTCGGCCGAGGGCGACTCGGGCCCGATCCATGCTGCTCGGGGCGTCTTCCAGACGATCACGATGCCGGTGCGTTATCTCGGCTCGGCCGTGGCGTCGCCCTTCGCCGGCCTCGGGAACGTATTCACGAACCTCACGGCGAACCAGGAGTCCCTCTCTGAGCTCGAGGCCGAGAACGAGCAACTCAAGAGCCAGGTCGCCGAGCTGACCGAATCCGATCAGACGGCGACGAGGCTCGAGGACCTTCTCCAGCTCAAGAGCACCTATAGCCTCCAGTCGACGGCCGCCCGCATCGTCTCGGGGTCTGGGGACTCGTGGTCGACCTCGGTCACGATCGACAAGGGGACCACATCCGGGTTCGCCGTGGGCATGCCCGTGACGGACTCGATGGGAGTCATCGGCCAGATCACCGAGTGTGGGCCGTCGACCTCGGTCGTGCGCCTCATATCTGACGAGAGCTCGGGCGTCTCGGCCATGGTCCAGTCGAGCCGCGCCCAAGGCCAGCTCACGGGATCTGCCGATGGCACGCTGCACCTCACGCTCATCAAGTGCGACCAACAGGTGGCGGTCGGTGACACCGTGGTCACGAGCGGCCTCGGGGGAGTGTATCCGAAGGGTCTCCCGATCGGTACGGTCACGAGCGTCGAGAAGTCTGACGGCGCGCTCTACTATGACATCACGGTAAGCCAGCTCGCCTCGACCGAGAACCTCGAGGAGGTCCTGGTCATAACCTCGCTCTCCGAGGACCAGCAGGCCTCGACCGACGAGGTCAGTGCCGCTGACTCGCAGGAGCGCTCCGAGGCGACGACGGCGGACACGGCCAGCGCGACGACCACCGCTGCTACCACGACGAGCGCCACGACGGACGAGGGGTAG
- the mreD gene encoding rod shape-determining protein MreD, which yields MLVNDKNNDRRSFIILCVVCGVLQLALAPNVCIADGRANFALVLAACVAFGIGGGRGVVCGFAAGLFFDLATTGPIGLMALELTVFSFVAGSQERNRLSENPVVTFELFAAGALVVSLFYNLCMVIVGQASIVDALVFRTLPTTLLTCLAFLPFLYLLSRGMGSSPRLSRSSLGSSSYKGARRGAGHLRTKGL from the coding sequence ATGCTCGTCAACGACAAGAACAACGACCGTAGGTCCTTCATCATCCTCTGCGTGGTGTGCGGCGTCCTCCAGCTCGCCCTCGCGCCGAACGTCTGCATCGCAGACGGGCGTGCCAACTTCGCCCTCGTGCTCGCCGCCTGTGTGGCGTTCGGCATCGGTGGGGGAAGGGGAGTGGTATGCGGCTTCGCTGCCGGTCTGTTCTTCGACCTCGCCACGACAGGGCCCATCGGCCTCATGGCCCTCGAGCTCACGGTCTTCTCGTTCGTCGCTGGTTCCCAGGAGCGCAACCGACTTTCCGAGAATCCCGTGGTCACCTTCGAGCTCTTTGCGGCCGGCGCCCTCGTGGTCTCGCTCTTCTATAACCTCTGCATGGTCATCGTCGGCCAGGCCTCGATCGTCGATGCACTCGTGTTCCGGACACTCCCCACGACGCTCCTGACCTGCCTCGCCTTCCTCCCGTTCCTCTACCTCCTCTCGAGGGGCATGGGCTCGAGCCCCCGCCTCTCGAGGTCCTCCCTCGGGTCCTCGTCCTACAAGGGCGCACGGCGCGGTGCCGGTCACCTGCGTACCAAGGGATTGTAG
- a CDS encoding rod shape-determining protein RodA, with amino-acid sequence MRQRKGLLGDLYFPVLIPALALIVYGLIVIWSASLSISEASFPRQLLGACIGLVAAGVVWRHDYRNLANMTTALLVIDIVLMLLPHVPGISYSAKGLTGWIKIPLINLTFQPAELAKLVTIYLMAALAAQYNGKIKTLSDYLKLCGILCVPFALILMQPDLGTGLVVLFLGAVIIVCGGARRSWVLVTLAVVVAGAALVVITSSTDGLPHILKEYQLKRLMVFIDPSVDPTGDGYNLQQAEIAVGSGGFFGKGIGNATQAGQGFLPEAHTDFVFALVAEEFGFLGVIVLLGLFGWLFFATLKLALKVDAPFAKLVLVGVVAMWSFQLLENVGMCIGIMPITGIPLPFISYGSSSMICQVMAVGMVQSVWFHRTKSA; translated from the coding sequence ATGCGGCAGCGCAAGGGGCTTCTCGGCGACCTCTACTTCCCGGTCCTGATCCCCGCGCTCGCGCTCATCGTCTACGGGCTCATCGTCATCTGGTCGGCATCCCTCTCCATATCGGAGGCCTCGTTCCCTCGCCAGCTCCTCGGGGCCTGCATCGGCCTCGTGGCTGCCGGCGTCGTGTGGCGCCATGACTATCGGAACCTTGCCAACATGACGACGGCCCTGCTCGTCATCGATATCGTGCTCATGCTGCTCCCCCATGTTCCTGGCATCTCCTACTCCGCGAAGGGTCTCACGGGATGGATCAAGATCCCCCTCATCAACCTGACCTTCCAGCCTGCCGAGCTTGCCAAGCTGGTGACGATCTACCTCATGGCGGCCCTGGCGGCCCAGTACAACGGGAAGATCAAGACCCTCTCCGACTATCTCAAGCTCTGCGGCATCCTCTGCGTGCCGTTCGCGCTGATCCTCATGCAACCCGACCTCGGGACCGGCCTCGTGGTCCTCTTCCTCGGTGCCGTCATCATCGTCTGCGGCGGTGCGCGACGGAGCTGGGTGCTTGTGACGCTTGCCGTGGTGGTGGCGGGTGCTGCGTTGGTCGTCATCACCTCCTCAACGGACGGGTTGCCGCATATACTCAAGGAGTACCAGCTCAAGCGCCTCATGGTCTTCATCGACCCCTCCGTCGACCCGACAGGTGATGGCTACAACCTGCAACAGGCTGAGATCGCCGTGGGAAGCGGCGGCTTCTTCGGTAAGGGTATCGGCAACGCGACCCAGGCGGGCCAGGGCTTCCTGCCCGAGGCCCACACCGACTTCGTGTTCGCGCTCGTGGCCGAGGAGTTCGGGTTCCTGGGGGTCATCGTGCTCCTCGGACTCTTCGGGTGGCTCTTCTTCGCGACCCTGAAGCTCGCGCTCAAGGTGGACGCCCCCTTCGCCAAGCTCGTGCTCGTAGGCGTCGTGGCCATGTGGAGCTTCCAGCTGCTCGAGAACGTCGGGATGTGCATCGGCATCATGCCGATCACAGGTATCCCGCTTCCCTTCATCAGCTATGGGTCCTCTTCGATGATATGCCAGGTCATGGCTGTGGGTATGGTCCAGTCCGTCTGGTTCCATCGGACAAAGTCAGCCTGA
- a CDS encoding peptidylprolyl isomerase, which translates to MGFFEDPLYTPEYQVKGDEVAVISTSKGTIEVSLDGAGAPVHVANFCELASSGFYDGLKFHRYVPGFVIQGGCPNTRDMTPSDVAQGHRGPDGMPGTGGPGYRIKQEYTTNPRNSHEDGALAMARSQSPDSAGSQFYFCLGAQHGLDSGYTVFGSTIGGKDVIDKLRAGDTIESVRIEHRAA; encoded by the coding sequence ATGGGGTTTTTCGAGGATCCCCTCTATACGCCAGAGTACCAGGTAAAAGGTGACGAGGTCGCGGTCATCTCCACCAGCAAGGGCACGATCGAGGTCTCGCTTGACGGTGCCGGCGCCCCCGTCCATGTGGCCAACTTCTGCGAGCTCGCTAGCTCGGGCTTCTATGATGGGCTGAAGTTCCATCGCTACGTGCCCGGTTTCGTCATCCAGGGCGGATGCCCCAACACGCGCGACATGACGCCCTCTGACGTCGCCCAAGGCCATCGTGGGCCTGACGGGATGCCGGGTACCGGCGGTCCCGGTTACCGCATCAAGCAGGAGTACACCACTAACCCTCGCAACAGCCACGAGGACGGTGCACTCGCCATGGCGAGGTCACAGTCCCCCGACTCCGCCGGGTCACAGTTCTACTTCTGCCTCGGCGCTCAGCATGGCCTCGACTCCGGGTATACCGTCTTCGGCTCGACCATCGGCGGCAAGGATGTCATCGACAAGCTCCGTGCCGGCGATACCATAGAGTCCGTGCGCATCGAGCACCGGGCCGCGTAG
- the rplU gene encoding 50S ribosomal protein L21: protein MYAIVSTGGKQYKVAKGDVIDVEKLDAAAGDKVKLDVIMLNDGKTCVVDPETVGKMKVTAKVVEQFKGEKQLVFKFEKRKRYRRTNGHRQNLTKLEVTTLPSAKTAAKKATTASEAEAAE from the coding sequence ATGTACGCAATCGTATCCACGGGCGGCAAGCAGTACAAGGTCGCCAAGGGCGACGTCATCGACGTCGAGAAGCTCGACGCGGCAGCTGGCGACAAGGTCAAGCTGGACGTCATCATGCTCAACGACGGCAAGACGTGCGTCGTCGATCCTGAGACGGTCGGCAAGATGAAGGTCACCGCGAAGGTCGTCGAGCAGTTCAAGGGCGAGAAGCAGCTGGTCTTCAAGTTCGAGAAGCGCAAGCGCTATCGTCGCACCAACGGGCATCGTCAGAACCTCACCAAGCTTGAGGTCACCACGCTGCCGAGCGCCAAGACGGCGGCCAAGAAGGCCACGACCGCTTCTGAGGCCGAGGCCGCAGAGTAG